In a genomic window of Virgibacillus sp. SK37:
- a CDS encoding NADP-dependent oxidoreductase, with the protein MKQEQLILHERPNGLPDENTFQFKEVEVGEAKDGQVLLKTLYVSVDPYMRGRMSDRDSYVEPFQVGEPLAGGVVAQVVESKTDELEKGDIVRGNLPFQEYHVVKSDTVSKVNTNGLNPSVALGALGMPGLTAYFGMMHIGEPKQGDTVVVSGAAGAVGQIAGQLAKKAGARVVGIVGSEKKAAYITEELGYDAAVEYKKGDVHQQLKEACPNGIDVYYENVGGEIGDAVWPLLNDFARVPVCGAISSYNLKEGEQDIGLRIQPFLIKSRTKMQGFIVGDFADRFSEAYKFLAEGVSNGELKFEETIKEGFKTIPEAFLGLFSGENIGKQLVKVADEE; encoded by the coding sequence ATGAAACAAGAACAGTTAATTTTACATGAACGTCCAAATGGATTGCCTGATGAAAATACCTTTCAATTTAAAGAGGTAGAAGTCGGTGAAGCAAAGGACGGACAAGTATTATTAAAAACACTGTATGTTTCTGTTGATCCATACATGCGTGGCAGAATGTCAGATAGGGATTCCTACGTTGAACCATTTCAGGTTGGAGAGCCACTTGCTGGCGGCGTCGTTGCACAAGTGGTTGAGTCAAAAACGGACGAACTTGAAAAAGGGGATATCGTGCGAGGGAATCTGCCATTTCAGGAGTATCATGTGGTAAAATCGGACACAGTCAGCAAGGTTAACACAAATGGCCTTAATCCGAGTGTGGCATTAGGAGCTCTTGGTATGCCTGGGTTAACAGCTTATTTTGGCATGATGCATATTGGGGAACCAAAACAAGGTGACACGGTCGTTGTTTCTGGTGCTGCGGGAGCAGTTGGGCAAATTGCTGGTCAGCTTGCCAAAAAAGCAGGGGCGCGTGTTGTTGGAATTGTTGGCTCAGAGAAAAAAGCTGCATATATAACCGAAGAGCTTGGCTATGATGCAGCTGTGGAATATAAGAAAGGGGATGTGCATCAGCAATTAAAAGAGGCATGTCCAAACGGTATTGACGTTTATTATGAAAATGTTGGAGGGGAAATTGGCGATGCGGTTTGGCCATTGTTAAATGACTTTGCTCGTGTCCCTGTATGTGGTGCCATTTCTTCCTATAATTTGAAGGAAGGCGAACAGGATATTGGTCTCCGAATCCAACCATTTTTAATTAAATCCCGTACCAAAATGCAAGGCTTTATTGTTGGCGATTTCGCCGATCGATTTAGTGAGGCATATAAATTTCTCGCTGAGGGCGTATCAAATGGCGAACTAAAGTTTGAGGAAACAATTAAAGAAGGATTTAAAACAATACCAGAAGCATTTCTTGGATTGTTCTCTGGAGAAAATATTGGGAAACAACTGGTAAAAGTTGCAGATGAGGAATAA
- a CDS encoding VOC family protein, whose product MQAQPIKNQMNGIFVHVSNLKKSVQWYADILGLDVDLEKVASPVYNIPVNGTTSLTLDDHTFDPTFEHIISPSPLFNFFAPDIEAAYKSISMKEVDIVREIEWVGQTAWFNIKDPDGNVIMICNC is encoded by the coding sequence TTGCAAGCACAGCCCATTAAGAATCAAATGAATGGTATTTTTGTACATGTTAGCAATTTGAAAAAGTCAGTCCAATGGTATGCAGACATACTAGGACTTGATGTTGATTTAGAGAAAGTAGCATCGCCTGTTTACAATATTCCTGTTAATGGAACAACTTCCCTTACGCTTGATGACCACACCTTTGACCCAACATTTGAGCATATCATCAGTCCAAGCCCGCTTTTCAACTTCTTTGCACCGGATATCGAAGCAGCCTATAAATCTATCTCAATGAAAGAAGTGGATATCGTTAGGGAAATAGAATGGGTGGGACAGACAGCATGGTTTAATATTAAAGACCCGGATGGCAATGTCATCATGATTTGCAATTGTTAG
- a CDS encoding GNAT family N-acetyltransferase, producing MLETARCRLIDISEQDYESVKKLYSNKDVRKFLGGPVQEASIKNSFAKMLTSSASDVHLTVKEKNTDQFIGLISLDMHHDGISTEISYQLLPFWWGKGIAREVVAKLIDYAFDEMQVTQLVAETQTANQRSCALLESVGMQMKETVFRFGKEQFIYCLHKQELIK from the coding sequence ATGTTGGAAACCGCTCGTTGTAGATTAATAGACATTTCAGAACAAGACTATGAAAGTGTGAAAAAATTGTATAGCAATAAAGATGTGCGGAAATTTTTAGGTGGGCCGGTACAAGAAGCTTCTATTAAAAATAGCTTTGCAAAAATGCTCACCTCTAGTGCTTCAGATGTGCACCTTACCGTTAAAGAAAAAAACACAGATCAATTTATCGGACTCATTTCTTTAGATATGCACCATGATGGTATATCTACCGAGATATCCTATCAATTACTTCCTTTTTGGTGGGGAAAAGGCATTGCCAGAGAGGTCGTAGCAAAATTAATTGACTATGCATTTGATGAAATGCAAGTTACTCAACTTGTTGCAGAGACGCAAACAGCGAATCAAAGGTCATGTGCACTACTGGAAAGTGTTGGCATGCAAATGAAGGAAACAGTATTTCGTTTTGGTAAAGAGCAATTCATTTATTGTCTACATAAACAAGAATTAATAAAATAA
- a CDS encoding GNAT family N-acetyltransferase, with product MFIQYINEEISLKLLERQDAKELFALVDKDRSYLREWLPWVDSMKQVEDYEPIIDMWLNQFSSHNGFQAGILYKGKLAGMVGFHGIDQANKKTSIGYWLANSYQGNGIMTIAVKALIEQAFNEYGLNRVEIQCGVDNIKSRSIPERLGFRQDGILRDAEYLYDHFHDCVLYSMLAKEWK from the coding sequence ATGTTCATACAGTATATTAATGAAGAAATCTCTTTAAAGTTACTTGAGAGGCAGGATGCGAAGGAGTTATTTGCACTAGTAGATAAAGATCGAAGCTACTTACGAGAGTGGCTCCCCTGGGTAGATAGCATGAAGCAGGTAGAAGATTATGAGCCGATTATTGACATGTGGCTAAATCAGTTTTCTTCCCACAATGGCTTTCAAGCTGGAATTTTATATAAGGGTAAGCTGGCAGGTATGGTCGGCTTCCATGGTATTGATCAAGCCAACAAAAAAACAAGCATCGGGTACTGGTTAGCCAACAGCTACCAAGGAAATGGAATTATGACAATTGCAGTAAAAGCCCTTATCGAACAGGCCTTTAATGAATATGGACTAAACCGTGTGGAAATCCAATGTGGTGTTGATAATATCAAAAGTAGAAGTATTCCAGAGCGACTCGGTTTTAGACAAGATGGTATCCTTCGAGATGCAGAGTATTTGTATGATCATTTTCATGACTGTGTTTTATACAGTATGCTGGCAAAGGAATGGAAGTAA
- a CDS encoding FAD-dependent monooxygenase → MKQTRTEVLIIGAGPTGLMLANMLHTYGINFRIIDKKQGPSRYSKALGVHPRAMEMMELAGLYPSFLQEGFLAKHAQLYSNNQPLFRINFSLLNKDTSYSFLTIIPQRETEFLLEDHLPQRKVERAKRLVDLTQEHNGVKALIKGPNEEEEISARYLIGCDGAHSATRKLLNMPFEGKSEEVSVMLGDVKLKQSPFKEYLNLISNKNGLLFVAPFKGAYTRIIVIDLNKQGHHFPSNVTMDTFRASIEQVYGKSLSIEDPYWLSSLTTSHRHAAYYRDRNVILAGDAAHVHNPVGGQGMNIGFQDAVNVAWKLAYVIKNNFQPTLLDSYQIERKPIAADIINKTSRMINVISIAQPWAIQTRNSIMKLLLQRPFLQKKVMKNLSQLTHDYTNTEYSRRILQLTGNPAGVRVPPLHVVTATWENKNIYELLRSGKCLLLFYGNEHFFQVKQTVLQKAMEIFNEKCGNILKPVFLLDNEPREALGETDDCFIDLYDEAREKLGLQLYDVIIIRPDAHTLVHTSIRNVEAVKTALRGYFN, encoded by the coding sequence ATGAAGCAGACGCGTACAGAGGTACTGATTATTGGGGCAGGCCCTACTGGATTGATGCTGGCTAATATGCTCCATACATACGGAATTAATTTTAGAATCATTGATAAAAAACAAGGCCCCTCTCGTTATTCAAAGGCGCTTGGTGTCCATCCGCGCGCTATGGAAATGATGGAGTTGGCGGGGCTTTATCCATCTTTTTTACAAGAAGGATTTTTGGCGAAGCATGCTCAACTCTATTCAAATAATCAGCCACTTTTCCGTATTAATTTTTCTCTTTTAAATAAGGATACCAGCTACTCCTTTTTAACTATTATTCCTCAACGGGAAACAGAGTTTTTATTGGAAGATCATTTGCCACAAAGAAAGGTAGAAAGAGCGAAAAGACTTGTAGATCTTACCCAGGAGCACAACGGAGTAAAGGCATTAATTAAAGGTCCAAATGAAGAAGAAGAAATTAGCGCTCGTTATTTGATCGGTTGTGATGGTGCCCATAGTGCGACACGAAAATTGTTAAACATGCCATTTGAAGGGAAATCGGAGGAAGTTAGTGTGATGCTTGGTGATGTTAAACTTAAGCAGTCGCCATTCAAAGAGTATTTGAACTTGATAAGCAACAAAAATGGGCTCTTGTTTGTCGCTCCGTTTAAAGGCGCCTATACGAGAATTATTGTCATTGATCTAAACAAACAAGGTCATCATTTTCCAAGCAATGTGACCATGGATACCTTTCGTGCTTCCATTGAGCAGGTGTATGGCAAGTCGTTGTCCATCGAAGATCCTTACTGGCTATCCAGTCTAACAACCTCCCATCGACATGCTGCTTATTATCGGGATAGAAATGTGATCCTGGCAGGAGATGCAGCCCATGTTCACAATCCAGTCGGTGGCCAAGGAATGAATATCGGCTTCCAGGATGCCGTAAATGTCGCATGGAAACTGGCTTATGTAATTAAAAACAATTTCCAGCCTACACTACTTGATTCTTACCAGATAGAAAGAAAACCAATTGCAGCGGACATTATTAATAAAACAAGTCGGATGATTAACGTAATCTCCATTGCTCAGCCATGGGCAATACAAACGAGAAACAGCATAATGAAATTATTACTGCAACGGCCTTTTCTGCAAAAAAAGGTGATGAAAAATCTTTCCCAGTTAACACATGATTATACCAATACAGAATACAGCAGACGTATTTTACAGCTAACAGGAAATCCTGCTGGAGTGCGCGTCCCACCACTTCACGTTGTTACAGCCACTTGGGAAAATAAAAACATTTACGAGCTACTTCGCAGTGGAAAATGTCTCTTACTTTTTTATGGGAATGAACATTTTTTCCAGGTGAAACAAACAGTTTTACAGAAAGCAATGGAGATCTTTAATGAAAAGTGTGGCAACATATTGAAGCCTGTATTCTTATTGGATAATGAGCCAAGAGAGGCTTTAGGTGAGACCGATGACTGTTTCATTGATTTATACGATGAAGCAAGAGAAAAATTAGGTTTGCAATTGTATGATGTCATCATCATTCGACCTGATGCACATACACTTGTTCATACATCTATACGGAATGTAGAGGCTGTAAAAACAGCTTTGAGAGGTTATTTTAATTAA